The DNA window GAGGCGATTTCCATGCCGCGCAGCATCGGACCCGGATGCAGGACGACCGCGTGCTCCTCCAGCAGTGCGAGCCTGCGCTCGGAAAGCCCGTAGCTGACCGAATATTCGCGGACCGACGGGAAGAAGCCGCCGTTCATCCGCTCCTGCTGCACCCGCAGCATGAGAACCGCGTCCGCGCCCGGCAATTCGGCGTCCAAGCTGTGCGAGATCCGGGCGGGCCAGGTCTGCGCGCCGACCGGCAGCAGCGTGCGCGGCGCGACCAGCACCACCTCGGCGCCAAGAGTATTGAGCAGGAAGACATTCGAGCGCGCGACCCGGCTGTGCAGGATATCGCCGACGATGACGATCCGCTTGCCCTCGATCTCGCCGAGCCGCTGACGCAGCGTCAAGGCGTCGAGCAGGGCCTGAGTCGGGTGCTGATGGGTGCCGTCGCCCGCGTTGATGATCGCCGGGCCCGAGCGGCCCTCGGCCAGTGCCCAAGTATCCATCCAGCGCGCGATCTGATGGGCCGCACCGGAAGCCGGATGCCGAACGATGAGCGCGTCGGCGCCCGCCGCGTGCAGGGTCAGCGCGGTATCACGCAGCGATTCGCCCTTGGACACCGAGGAGCTGCTGGCGCTGACGTTGATCACATCAGCGCTCATCCACTTGCCCGCGACCTCGAAGGACACGCGCGTGCGGGTCGAGTTCTCATAGAACACCGTCATCACGGTGCGCCCGCGCAGCGTCGGCAGCTTCTTGACCTCGCGGCCGAGCAGCGCCTGCTCGAAACGTTGGGCCTCGTCGAGCAGTTCCGTGGCAGCTGCGCGGTCCAAGTCGGTCACCGTCAGCAGATGTCTCACGACTGCGCCTCGCTGACGCTCGGCTCCGTCGTTCGGCATGCGGCCGCTGTGTTCATGGTTCGCTCGCTCCGCTCCCTCACGACTGCGTCCCCCGAACCACGCGACCGGCACGGTCGACGCTGTAGTCCGGGTCGGGTCCGGCGAGCCGGTTCACTGCGCTTCCTCCTGATGCAAGTAGACGCCGTCGCGGCCGTCGTGTTCGGTGAGCAGAACGGAGATGTCCTCGCTGCGGGAGGTCGGCACGTTCTTGCCGACGAAATCCGCGCGGATGGGGAGTTCGCGGTGGCCGCGGTCGATGAGCACCGCGAGCTGGACGGCGCGCGGGCGGCCGAGGTCGCGCAGTCCGTCGAGCGCGGAGCGGACGGTGCGGCCGGAGAAGAGCACATCGTCGACGAGCACCACGAGCGCGTCCTCGATGCCGCCCTCGGGCACCGAGGTCCGCTCGAGCGGGCGGTGCGGGCGGCTGCGCAGATCGTCGCGGTAGAGGGTGATGTCCAGCGAGCCGAGGGCCGGGCGCACGCCGGAGAATTCCTCGATCTTGTCGGTGAGCCGCGCGGCGAGGGTGGTGCCGCGGGTGGGAATGCCGATCAGCACCACGCGCGGTGCGTCCGGCTCGCCCGAATCCAGGGCAGTCTTCTCGATGATCTGATGCGCGATGCGCGCGATGGTCCGGCCGACGTCAGAGGGAGACAACAGTTCACGTCCCGCGTCCACCCACTCCGGGGTGTGTCGCTGCGACGTTTCGGCAGCGCCGGACTTGGCGGCCCGTTCCTCGGGCACGGCCATGCCGACCTCCTTCCCCGCCTCACCGGACGGTCCGTTAAAGGATGTCTTACGGCAAGCAGCCTAGCAGCGCCGATTACACCGCTTTAACCAGCCATATCCGTTGTGAGCAGGACCACCGACCGGCGGTTGGCCGGGCCAGGCGGCGAATTCCGGTCAGGTCGGGCATTCCGGACAGCAGACTTTCGGCGGTGTCGATTTACAGCCGGGTCGCCGACGACTCATCGGATGCTTCCGGGCGTGCTCGGGACCGTTTTTCGCTAGCACATACGTTCGATAGGGCGTAGATTCGGCGGCATGTCGACACCGCTGCAGGGATCACTGCTCGACGGGTTCGGGGAGATCGAGGTCGGAGGACTCGCGCGCATACAACGAACGATGTTGAGCCATGGGGCGTGGGTGGATGTGCTGCCCGGATGGCTGTGCGGGGCGGATGTGCTGTTCGAGCGATTGGTGGATGGGGTGCCGTGGCAGGCGGAGCGGCGGCCGATGTACGACCGGGTGGTAGACGTACCGAGGTTGCTCTGTTTCTACGAGGAAGGAGCAGCGCTGCCCGATCCGGCGTTGAACGAGGCGCGGGAGGCGTTGAGTGCGCACTATCGCGAGGAACTCGGGGAGCCGTTGCGCACCGCGGGGTTGTGCTATTACCGCGACGGGCGCGACAGCGTGGCCTGGCACGGCGATACCTTCGGGCGCGGCGCGACCGATGACACCATGGTGGCCATCGTCTCGATCGGTGCGCCTCGGGCATTGCTGCTGCGGCCGCGCGGCGGTGGCGCGAGCATTCGATATCAGGTCGGGCACGGAGATCTGCTGGTGATGGGCGGCTCGTGCCAGCGCACCTGGGAGCATGCGGTGCCGAAGACGCGCAGGCCCGCGGGCCCGCGGATCAGTATTCAATTCCGGCCGCGCGGCGTCCGCTAGATCCGGCGCACGCGACTTGACCTGAACCTCGGTTGAGATAAGAAGCTGATCTCCATCAGCGCAACGACAATTCAGCCCGTGGTCGAGGACAGCACGACCGATCACACCGCCGACATTGCCGCGATCGAACAGATCGTCACCAATGTGGACCGCGGCCCGGCAGAACACGTTGGTCCCGAAGGCTCAGTGAACGACCGCAGGCGCCGCAGCAGCATCCACTGATGCGGCGCCCGCGTGATCAGTTCGGCGCAAGTGGTTCGGATGCCTCGAGCGCCGGAAGACGACGGCGACGAACGGTCGCGCCGTGCGACCAGATCGCTCGCTGTACTTCTTCGGCCGGCCCATGCCCATCGCATCGGGCGAGCACTTCGGCGCGAGCCTGACGCGCGATACTCACCTTCCGGCGGTACTGCCGGAAGATCTGCACCTCGCCGTTCCTTTCCTCGTCCAGGAACTCGTAGTCCATGCCGTAGCAGGCGTAGGTGCCGAGCGTCGCGAGCGAGGTCCCCCAGGAACGCAACTGATCGGGCGCCCCGAAGATCGTGACCAGCCCGCCGATCCGATCGACCCGCTCCCACCCGGTCGGCACATCGACGAAATGCCAGCTCCGCTCCCCCGGACCCTGCGCACGCCACTCCCGCAGCCGCGCGACCGCGGCATCCAGACCGAAGGTCTGCCAGCGCACCGTGCCCTGCGAACGATCGCGCAACGGCAGCCGCCTGCGCAGCGCCGCGGCCGCGGCACGGGTGAAGACGGTCAGCTCCGAGGGCACCAGCACAATCGGATCGGACGGCGCGGCGTCGAACGGATTCGGATCCAGATGCACCGGATCGATCACCACGAGCGTGCCCGGCCGGCGCTGATAAGCCAGACCCCACAGCAGCCGAGCCAGGACCCGAGCACCGCGCCAGTCGGAGAGCACATGCCAGGTGTCGTGAAACCGGTTGGTCGCGAATCGGACATCGTTGCCGGGCCGCAGGCTCAGCACCGTGTACACCCGGCCATCGAGCACCATCGTGCGTCGATGCAGTTTCACCATATCGTCGGCGGCCGAACCGCGGCGCGGCCGTTTGTTCTGCGCGGCCACGTTCACCTCCAGTTCTGCCTCGCGTGTATTCCAGGAGAACACGCGCGACCAGCGGCGGCAACGGATTATTTGCGCGCGACGCAGTGGCCCAGAGCACAGCGCCGAGCGACATCGCCCCGATAGATTGGCCATATGAGTAATCCCGGGGCGGGAGTTTTGGCCGTGATGCCGCTGCATACGATCAGCGAGGTCTACGGCGAATCCGGACTGCGCGAACGACTACTTCTCGAAATCGCCGAACTACCCGATACCGACCGTCTCACCGAAGCACTCGAACTGGCCACCGAACTGCACCGCGACGATCGCTACGGCCGCGAACCGTATCTGAATCACGTACTGCGGGTGGCGATTCGGATCATCAGTCATTACGAGGTGCACGATCCGGACGTCGTCGCGGCCGGACTGCTGCACGATTCCGTCGAAGATCACCCCGCCGAACTGGCGGGCACCCGTCCCGGCTCACAGACCGATGCCGCACTGGCCGAACTCGGCGATCGCTTCGGCACGCGCGTCGCCGAACTCGTCGCGGCCGTGACCAATCCCGAACCGGATCCGGCCATCGATCGGCTCGCGCAATACCGCGAACACGTGGCGGCCAACCTCGATCGCGCGCCATGGGCCCGCATCGTCAAACTGTCCGACTTCACCGATAACGGTGTCGGCATCCTGTACGCCGACGGTCCGGCGATGCGTAAGCTCGCCATCAAATATCGCCCGCTCACCGAGGTCTACCGCGAACTCGTCACCCGTCCGGACACCCCGCTGGCCGAGCACGTCAAGCGGCACATCCTGCATCAGCTCGACAGTGCCGACGAACGTTTCGACGCGATTCTGGCCCGGGACTGACTGCCGGTTACGGCGCGCGCAAGACCGATTCGACGAGTTCGCGCATGGCGGCCAGCAGTCGCTCGCCCTGCCCCTCGCGGATCATTTGCGGCACCAGTTCGCCGCCCAACGGCGCGAGCAGCAGACTGCCGACGGCCTCCGCGTCGATATCCGGCCGGGCCGCGCGCAGCATCGAGGTGATATGCGCGGCCCAGAAGGCGTGGACCTCATCCCTTCTCGGATGCGGCGGGATGGTGTTGTAGGCAATGATCAGCTCGACGTTATCGATCACCAGGCGGGTCATGGCGTCGAAGTAGGCGATTAGTCGTTCTGCGGGCGGCGCGCCGGGGCCGAGCGGCGGCGGACCGTTGGAAATATCGTCCATCAGGGTGAAGGCCCGCTCACCGAGCAACTCCCGCAGCAGACCAGCGCGGTTGCCGAAGCGGTGGAAGATGGTGCCCTTGCCGACGCCCGCCGCCGCGGCGACGCGGTCCATGGTGATCGACGCCGCGCCGTGCTCGGCGAGCAAGGTGGCGGTCGCATCGAGGATCGCGCGCCGGTTGCGCGCGGCATCCGCCCGTTCCCTCGGCCGATCGCTCGAAACACCGTCGGTCATCACACCCGCCTTCTGCACAGCATTGACAACTTGACCGGCGGTCCATATCGTCCGAATAACTGGACCGACAGTCAATTTATGGAGTTCTCGATGAAGGCAATCGTAATGACGGGCATCGGCGCACCCGAGGTCCTGGTCGTTCAGGACGTCGCGGCGCCACAGCCGGGCCCGGGCGAGCTGGTGATCCGGACCGAGGCGATCCCGGTACTGTTCCCGGAGACCAAACTGCGCTCGGGCGAGTTCCCGGTGCCAGTCGAGCCACCGCTGGTCTTCGGTTTCCAGGCCGCCGGAGTGGTCACCGAGGTCGGGGCCGACGTGGACGCGACGTGGGTCGGCCGACGAGTCGCCGTGGACACTGCGGGCTTCGGCTCGTACGCCGAATTCGTTTCCGCGCCTGCAGCTTCCGCCACTCCGCTTCCAACTGGCCTGTCGTCGGTCGACGCGGCCGCGGTGCTGATGAACGGATCGGTGGCACTACCGCTACTGGAGACGGCGGCCCTGGCCGGGAACGAGACGGTGCTGATCGAAGCCGCCGCCACGGGTGTCGGCAGCTCGCTCACCCAGCTCGCGAAGGAATTCGGCGCGGCGCGGGTGATCGCGACCGCGGGTGGGCCCGAGAAGTGCGCTCGCGCACTGGAATTGGGTGCGGATGAGGTGATCGATCACAATGCACAGGACTGGCCGATCCGGTTGCGCGAAATCCTCGACGGCGCAACGGTCGACGTGGTCTTCGATTCGATCGGCGGCACCAGCGCCCTCGACCTGCTCGACGCCATAACGCCGTTGCGGGGCCGGATGCTCAGCTACGGATGGCTTTCCGGCGCACCGGCGCAGGTGTCGGCGATGGACCTGATCACCCGCGGGCTCACCCTCGTCGGGTGCGCCGGGCCGGATTGGCTCGCCGGTGTCGCGCGGTCGCGGGCCGCGGTGCTGGACCGGGCCGCCGCGGGAACTCTCGCTCCCCTGGTCGATTCCGTGCTGCCGCTCGAGGAGGCCGCCACGGCGCATCGGCGCATCGAGGAGCGCTCCCCGCTGGGCAAGATCGTGTTGCGCCCGTAATTTGCGGGCCGAGCCGCGCTTCCAACAGCACCGCACAACTGTCCCAGACAAATTGCGCAACCTCGGCGGCCAGATCTACGCCGCGAGATCGGCTTGCGGCGACTTCGGGCATAGCAACCAAGTCCGCCATCGTCGACCGACTGCGAATCCCTCTGCCTCCATTGATGTTTCCCGTGAATCAGCGGAAATACTCTGTTTCAGAATCCGTGTCAGCAAACCGCGTGCGCGGCGGGACGGAGCCCGGCGCGACAGCACGTCGTCACGAAGATCGCCGTAACCCTAGATCGCCGGTTCGCCTTCCTCGCGGTCCATCGGCCGACCAGCCTCGACGTCACCGCGGGCTGGGGCGCCGCCCAACCTGAAGATCCGCACCATTTGTCCGCCTTCGCACCCTGTAGGGGCGCCAGGGCCGACAAAGCTGCGGGGGGGTTAGGGGCGGCGGGCGTAGTGGGGGGCGTGTTCGGGGCGGATGCCGCGGGCTAGCAGGTATGCGGGGATGCTGCGGATGATGGGGATTCGGCGGAAGACGCGAATCGGTAGCGGGGCCTGCGGGGCGGCGGTGAGGTCCAGGTCGCCGGAAAGGGTGGGGCGCAGGACGCGGGCATGAAGGAAGCGCTGCATACCTTGGGTGACGGCGGTTGGCAGGGTGCGGCGGCGTTGCACGCGGCGCAGGTCGGCGGTGCCGACGGTGCCCGAACGCAGTGGTGCGGCAAGGATTTCGGCGGTGGCGACGGCATCCTGGACGGCGAGGTTGATGCCGACTCCGCCGACCGGTGACATCGCGTGGGCGGCGTCGCCGATGCAGAGCAGGCCCTCGGTGTACCACTTGTCCAGGCGGTCCAATTTCACATCGAGCAGTTTCACCTCGTCCCAGCTGGTCAACGCGTCGACGCGATCGAGCAGCCAGGGCACGGCATCGGCCATCGTCCGCATGATCTCGCCGACGGGGCCGCGGCGCGCCGTTTCGTCGGCGCCCTTGGCGATGAGCGTCGCGCATTGCCAATAGTCGCCGCGATCGAGCAGGACCGCGCCGCGCTTGTTGCTGACGATCGGAATCGCGCCCGCGGGGTCGGTGTCGTTGCGGGGCAGGCGGAACCACCACACATCCATTGGCGTCGGCCAGCTGTGCGAGGACAGCCCCGCCGCCGCCCGCAGCAGCGAATCGCGGCCGTCGCACGCGACAGTGAGGTCGGCGCGGAGTTCGCCGGTGGCACCGTCAGTGGTGCGGTAGGCGGTGCCGACGACCTTGCCGTCGAACCGAACCAGGCCGGTCGCTTCGGTATTCATGCGCAGATGGAAGCTCGGCTCTCGCTCGGCAGCGCGGGCCAGCAAGTCCAGCAGGTCCCACTGCGGCACCATAGCGATGTACTTGTGCTTGCCGGGCAGATTCTTCAGGGTGGCCAGGGTCTGCACCGAGCCGCCGATCGGCAGTTGGATCGAATCGAGTTTGCGCGCGTGCAGTGTCGCGAACTCCGCCCCCAGCCCCAATTCGTCGAGTAGGTCCAGGGTCGTGGGATGCACTGTGTCGCCACGGAAGTCGCGCAGGAAGTCCTTGTGTTTCTCCAACACGGTCACATCGATACCGGCGCGTGCCAGCAGCAGTCCGAGCACCATACCGGCCGGTCCACCACCGACCACCAGACACGTGGTGCGTTCCATCGACCGGCCTCCCTCCGTGCGCCGGCGGGACGTCGCCCGGGCGCGGATGAATCAGTGTTCCCTGGGCCCACCTCAATCGTATGCCGCACAGGCGAGCGCCGAACCGCAACCACGCCAAGCGGTCACCGGGATTCGCCCCGCAGAACTAGAACGGCACGTCCGCGGACAACTGCGCCACCTCCGCAAGGTAGGGATCGAGTTCCCCGGATTCGAACCGGGACATGCCGATGACGTGCCAGAACTGTCCCGCGATATTGCCCTCGAATTTGTAGCGGCCGTCCGGGGCCAATGCCGCCCAGCCTTCGGGCAGGCCGAGCAGGATGGCGCGGATCGCGGGCGCGGCGTCGGGCGGCTCGGTCTCCGGGCGCGACCAGAGGATGATGTTGCCGTCGTCGCCGCCGCTGGCCAGCAGGTGGCCGGAGGGATCGAAGCTCAGCGACCAGACGCGGCGCTTGTGGCCTTCCAAGGTGTGCAGATGACGTCCGGAGGCCATATCCCACAGGCGAACCACCAGGTCGTCGCCCGCGGTCGCCAGAGTGCCGGTGTTCGGGTCGACCGCGGCGGTCCACAGTCGGCCGGTGTGCCTGGTCAGCTCGTGCAGTTCGGCCCCGGATTCGACATCCCAGATGCGGATGGTGGTGTCCCAGGAGACACTGGCCAGGCGGTCGCCATGGAAGGCGACCGCGTACACCCGATCGCGGTGACCGCGCAGCGCACGCAGGAATCGGCCCGACTGCACATCCCACAACCGGACCACGGAGTCGTCGCAGCCGGTGGCCATCAGCGTGCCGTCGGCATTGAAGGCGATGGACCGCACCCGGCCGCGATGTTCCGCGCAGACCGCGTGCAGCGCGCCGGTGGTGCGCACCCAGACGATGACGGTGTCGTCGTCGTTCGCCGTAGCCACGAATGCTCCGGTGGAGTCGAAGGCGATGGCCCAGATCGGGGCGGATTCGACGTTGATATGGCGCTCGTAGCTGTTGGTATCGAGATTGAACAGGCTCAACCGCCCGTCGTTGCCGACCGCGGCGAGCTGACTCGGCCGCACCGCGCTGAACACCGCCGATTCGAAGGTGAGCAGCCGATCCTCGCTGCCGATCAGTCGGCGCGTCAGGCGTCCGGTCACCGGATCCCACAGCCGCACCACGCCGTCGTTACCGCAGCCCGCGAGCAGGGTGCCGTCCGCGTTGAAGGTCACCGTGCGGACCTGACGGCCGTGGCCGGTCAGCGTGTGTTTACACACGCCGGTGGCGGGATCCCAGAGCCGCGTGGTGAATTGGTCGTCGGTAATGGCGAGTTGGCCGCCGTCGGGCCGGAAGACGAACGGCCAGATCGAACCGGTGTGGGCCGTGAACCGGTGTCGCACTTCCCCGGACGTGCTGTCGAACAGGCAGACCAGTCCGGCGCTGTCGCCGGAGGCGAGCCGATCACCGGCGGGATCGAAGCTCAGCCAGTAGAGGGCCGCGTTGTGTTCGGTGAGTACATTGCGCACTTCGCCGGTGTCGGTATCCCAGATGCGCAGTCCACCATCGGTATCCCCGCTGGCCACAATGGGCGAATCGGGATGGAACGCGACGGTGTACACCCGGCCGGTATGACCCGACAGATCGCGGATCTTGCGGCAGCGCAACGGATCCCACAGCGACAGCGTGCCGTCGACACCGCCGACCGCGAGCAGATCACCGGACGGGCTGAACGCGACACGGAACACCGATCCGTCCGCGCCCCTGAACTGTCCTGTCTCCCTGCCGGTTTCGGTATCCCACAACCGCACGGATCCGTCCCGATAGGATGCCGCTACCAGCGGACCGTGAACGGCCAAGCTGTAGATCAGTTCCCGGCTGCCGTCGGGCGGACGGCATTCGTGCCGCAACTCACCGCTGGGCAGGGCCCACAACCGCAATACGCCATCGGCATCGCCGGTCGCCAACACATCACCGGCTGGGCCGAGCACCACCGGCCACGGCCAGTTCTTGTGCCCCGACAGGATTCGGCGCAGCTCGCCGGTGGCCGCGTCCCAGATACCGACGGTACCGTCCCCGGATCCAGTGATCAGCACGGTCTCGGTGAAGGCCACGGCGAAGGTGCGGGCCCGGTGCGACTGCAGGGTGCGCAGCGGCCGTCCGGTCTCGGCATCGCAGATAAGCACACCGCCGTCATCGCTGCCGATGGCGAGGGTACCGCCGTCCGGGTTGTAGGCGACGGGCTGCGGAAGACGGCCGTGCCTGGCATGGAAGCCGTGCCGAACACCTATTGCGGCGGGTGCGAATTCGGTCTGCGCCGGCGTTCCGGGGACCCAGGCCGCACCGCGCAGGTCGGTACCGGTCGGCGTGCCGGTGACATCGATCAACGCGGCGCGGGCCCAGCGGCTGCCATTGGCCCTCGCACCGGTGAGATCGGTGTGCAGTAGTCGCGCGCGGGTGAGATCGGCCTCGCTCAGGTCCGCGCCGACCAGACTGGCCTCGTCCAGACGCGCGCCGACCAACCGTGCGCTGTGCAGGATCGCGCGATCGAGGTTGGTTCCGACCAAGCGGGCCCCGGTGAGATCCGCACCGGTGAGGTCGACATCGCGCAGATCCCGATACGACAGATCCTCACCGGCCAGCGTCGCACCACGCAGGTCCGCGGTCGGCGCGGTCCGCAGGCGCGTCGTGACCCGAATGGCGTTGGTACGCGGTACATCATCGACGGCCGGGTCGGCGAGCACACCCTCGGCCCAACCGCGCAGCGCCCGGTGATCGGCCAGATCGCAGAGGAAGTCGATCGACAGTTGCGACAGCGGCGCGTGCTCGAGTTGCGGCGGAGCCGTGGTGCCCGCCGCGAATTGCTCGGCAATGTGGTTGGCCACCAACCATTCCGTCACCGAGGCATGGATGAAACCGAACAGGTTGCCCTCGGTGCGCACCAGCAAACTGCCCGAGCCGATGGCGTGTGCCGACTGCTGTACCGACATCCGATTGGATCCGGTCATCTCGACCAAACCCTGTGCCACATCGGTCAACTCGGCCATCCGCAGATACGGCTCCCCCGTTTCCCAGATGCGCAGCGCGAATGCCGTAACCGCCAACCACAATTCGTGCAGCCGCAGCCCGGGCAGCGCACCCGCGCTGGCGGCGGTGCGATCCGCTTCGAAGGACAGCCAGGACTCCAGGATCTCCCGATACAGCCCCGCCGGACCGACCGCCTGTTTGGCGCCCGCCGCGGCTCGCAGCCGCCGCTCGTCGAGGTCGGCGATGAAACCGAGCATACGCGGATTATGGGCCAGTCCGAGCAGATCCTCGATACCGGTGATCAACCGCATCCGCGCGTCGGCGCGGCGCACATCGCCGCCGTAGCGGTTGGTCAGGAAGGCGTGGATCTGCGCGGGCGCGAAGTCCTCGATGCTCACGATGCGCCGATCCGGCAGCAGCCCAACCCGTTCGCCCAGTGCCGTCAGTACCTGGGCGCGGGATTCGAAATGCTGGGTGCGGCTGGCCACGATGATCTTCGCCTTGCCGACGGCGGCCTGCAGCAGCGTCTCCAGATGATCGGCGGCGAAGTCGTAGCTGATGCGGGTGACGAGTTCGTCGAAGCCGTCGAACAGCAGCAC is part of the Nocardia sp. NBC_00565 genome and encodes:
- a CDS encoding aspartate carbamoyltransferase catalytic subunit, with amino-acid sequence MRHLLTVTDLDRAAATELLDEAQRFEQALLGREVKKLPTLRGRTVMTVFYENSTRTRVSFEVAGKWMSADVINVSASSSSVSKGESLRDTALTLHAAGADALIVRHPASGAAHQIARWMDTWALAEGRSGPAIINAGDGTHQHPTQALLDALTLRQRLGEIEGKRIVIVGDILHSRVARSNVFLLNTLGAEVVLVAPRTLLPVGAQTWPARISHSLDAELPGADAVLMLRVQQERMNGGFFPSVREYSVSYGLSERRLALLEEHAVVLHPGPMLRGMEIASPVADSPQAAILQQVTNGVHMRMAVLFRLLVGTQEAVA
- the pyrR gene encoding bifunctional pyr operon transcriptional regulator/uracil phosphoribosyltransferase PyrR, which translates into the protein MAVPEERAAKSGAAETSQRHTPEWVDAGRELLSPSDVGRTIARIAHQIIEKTALDSGEPDAPRVVLIGIPTRGTTLAARLTDKIEEFSGVRPALGSLDITLYRDDLRSRPHRPLERTSVPEGGIEDALVVLVDDVLFSGRTVRSALDGLRDLGRPRAVQLAVLIDRGHRELPIRADFVGKNVPTSRSEDISVLLTEHDGRDGVYLHQEEAQ
- a CDS encoding alpha-ketoglutarate-dependent dioxygenase AlkB, coding for MSTPLQGSLLDGFGEIEVGGLARIQRTMLSHGAWVDVLPGWLCGADVLFERLVDGVPWQAERRPMYDRVVDVPRLLCFYEEGAALPDPALNEAREALSAHYREELGEPLRTAGLCYYRDGRDSVAWHGDTFGRGATDDTMVAIVSIGAPRALLLRPRGGGASIRYQVGHGDLLVMGGSCQRTWEHAVPKTRRPAGPRISIQFRPRGVR
- a CDS encoding HD domain-containing protein translates to MSNPGAGVLAVMPLHTISEVYGESGLRERLLLEIAELPDTDRLTEALELATELHRDDRYGREPYLNHVLRVAIRIISHYEVHDPDVVAAGLLHDSVEDHPAELAGTRPGSQTDAALAELGDRFGTRVAELVAAVTNPEPDPAIDRLAQYREHVAANLDRAPWARIVKLSDFTDNGVGILYADGPAMRKLAIKYRPLTEVYRELVTRPDTPLAEHVKRHILHQLDSADERFDAILARD
- a CDS encoding TetR/AcrR family transcriptional regulator, whose translation is MTDGVSSDRPRERADAARNRRAILDATATLLAEHGAASITMDRVAAAAGVGKGTIFHRFGNRAGLLRELLGERAFTLMDDISNGPPPLGPGAPPAERLIAYFDAMTRLVIDNVELIIAYNTIPPHPRRDEVHAFWAAHITSMLRAARPDIDAEAVGSLLLAPLGGELVPQMIREGQGERLLAAMRELVESVLRAP
- a CDS encoding quinone oxidoreductase family protein, producing MKAIVMTGIGAPEVLVVQDVAAPQPGPGELVIRTEAIPVLFPETKLRSGEFPVPVEPPLVFGFQAAGVVTEVGADVDATWVGRRVAVDTAGFGSYAEFVSAPAASATPLPTGLSSVDAAAVLMNGSVALPLLETAALAGNETVLIEAAATGVGSSLTQLAKEFGAARVIATAGGPEKCARALELGADEVIDHNAQDWPIRLREILDGATVDVVFDSIGGTSALDLLDAITPLRGRMLSYGWLSGAPAQVSAMDLITRGLTLVGCAGPDWLAGVARSRAAVLDRAAAGTLAPLVDSVLPLEEAATAHRRIEERSPLGKIVLRP
- a CDS encoding FAD-dependent oxidoreductase, yielding MERTTCLVVGGGPAGMVLGLLLARAGIDVTVLEKHKDFLRDFRGDTVHPTTLDLLDELGLGAEFATLHARKLDSIQLPIGGSVQTLATLKNLPGKHKYIAMVPQWDLLDLLARAAEREPSFHLRMNTEATGLVRFDGKVVGTAYRTTDGATGELRADLTVACDGRDSLLRAAAGLSSHSWPTPMDVWWFRLPRNDTDPAGAIPIVSNKRGAVLLDRGDYWQCATLIAKGADETARRGPVGEIMRTMADAVPWLLDRVDALTSWDEVKLLDVKLDRLDKWYTEGLLCIGDAAHAMSPVGGVGINLAVQDAVATAEILAAPLRSGTVGTADLRRVQRRRTLPTAVTQGMQRFLHARVLRPTLSGDLDLTAAPQAPLPIRVFRRIPIIRSIPAYLLARGIRPEHAPHYARRP
- a CDS encoding TIR domain-containing protein — translated: MTQGGRRDFFISYSPADERWATWLAWQLETAGYRTLIQAWDFVPGTNFIDFMDRGVRESAVVLVVLSENYLGSYYGTMEWQAAFRTDPGKLLPVRIAECALEGLLATITYLDLVNVPTAEQARRVLLERVGHLLVGRAKPRAEPGFPHDGAGAQPDRYVDETPSGAVESALSRRTPVSAPAFPGSTQQDEHRTGVSVLHVAGPRFGRGLLGQDEPSTARELQARIYADVTQLVGQGVPKPDLIVVSGDMTESGRPREVDEALSFLAGLRVLLGLEPHRLIVVPGNHDVSKVACHAYFLGCEARDRKPQPPYFPKLEQYARMFSELYQGLDHLVFDVGQPWTLFPIPELRVVVAGLNSTMAATHLPEDDYGRIGEPQAAWFAERLRPFEENGWLRIGVLRHDPLPGPGGAPNDPALLRDADTLSRLLGSRLNLLVHGPGPGGLHLDRLGGTLPVLPAAGPGQNEIIHLTAAGLSRYTSHDPRPGEPFAQLEHLWSKVISALPSGAKVELPAADESDIPEPAAETPSIVDPHGRLLERVAEVCETRYPGAKIRRVEVEPPHLLITNEYDEVIAQWRIGVHVGDMTRDVIEDFLGHDPEYGSELVYRGAAPARSLREEAASHGLRVRSFTEFQGLLDLDDYLAQQDAWLRADRRYPPDLYVPQRFRVLEHGDQLIRDDLVGELLRVVGADHGRFILILGDFGRGKTFALRELARRITETMPALIPILIELRALDKTHSVDGLVAAHLANHGEERIDLKALRYMLREGRVVLLFDGFDELVTRISYDFAADHLETLLQAAVGKAKIIVASRTQHFESRAQVLTALGERVGLLPDRRIVSIEDFAPAQIHAFLTNRYGGDVRRADARMRLITGIEDLLGLAHNPRMLGFIADLDERRLRAAAGAKQAVGPAGLYREILESWLSFEADRTAASAGALPGLRLHELWLAVTAFALRIWETGEPYLRMAELTDVAQGLVEMTGSNRMSVQQSAHAIGSGSLLVRTEGNLFGFIHASVTEWLVANHIAEQFAAGTTAPPQLEHAPLSQLSIDFLCDLADHRALRGWAEGVLADPAVDDVPRTNAIRVTTRLRTAPTADLRGATLAGEDLSYRDLRDVDLTGADLTGARLVGTNLDRAILHSARLVGARLDEASLVGADLSEADLTRARLLHTDLTGARANGSRWARAALIDVTGTPTGTDLRGAAWVPGTPAQTEFAPAAIGVRHGFHARHGRLPQPVAYNPDGGTLAIGSDDGGVLICDAETGRPLRTLQSHRARTFAVAFTETVLITGSGDGTVGIWDAATGELRRILSGHKNWPWPVVLGPAGDVLATGDADGVLRLWALPSGELRHECRPPDGSRELIYSLAVHGPLVAASYRDGSVRLWDTETGRETGQFRGADGSVFRVAFSPSGDLLAVGGVDGTLSLWDPLRCRKIRDLSGHTGRVYTVAFHPDSPIVASGDTDGGLRIWDTDTGEVRNVLTEHNAALYWLSFDPAGDRLASGDSAGLVCLFDSTSGEVRHRFTAHTGSIWPFVFRPDGGQLAITDDQFTTRLWDPATGVCKHTLTGHGRQVRTVTFNADGTLLAGCGNDGVVRLWDPVTGRLTRRLIGSEDRLLTFESAVFSAVRPSQLAAVGNDGRLSLFNLDTNSYERHINVESAPIWAIAFDSTGAFVATANDDDTVIVWVRTTGALHAVCAEHRGRVRSIAFNADGTLMATGCDDSVVRLWDVQSGRFLRALRGHRDRVYAVAFHGDRLASVSWDTTIRIWDVESGAELHELTRHTGRLWTAAVDPNTGTLATAGDDLVVRLWDMASGRHLHTLEGHKRRVWSLSFDPSGHLLASGGDDGNIILWSRPETEPPDAAPAIRAILLGLPEGWAALAPDGRYKFEGNIAGQFWHVIGMSRFESGELDPYLAEVAQLSADVPF